The Sphingobacteriaceae bacterium region CCTGGCCGAAATTACCCCCGGGAGTTGACGTATGAGCTTCTCCACTTCCACCACATGCACGGCTTCGGGGGAAGACGCTCCATCGTTCCGATTCTCAAGATCTTTAGCCAAAAGAACATCCTCCTAGGTTGTAAAAGACCGTGGGGCCCGGTAATCCTTGCCTGACGCCCGCCGGCAAAGCAATCCTGCAGCCGCCCCAATGCATCAGCGCCCGGGAGGCAGATAGAAGCGGCTGAGGCGGCCGATGGTTTCGATGCGCTGTTCCGCCAGCATATCGGCAGCCTCCGCCGTGGTAACCCCTTCCCTCTGGCTGATGGCCATGATCTGCAGCAGTTTGCCGTGGATTCCCCTCACCTTGGTCAAGGCCCGGGCACGATCGTACCCGGCGGGGTTGAACTCTTCGGTCACGTTGATGACGCCGCCGCCGTTGATGACGAAATCGGGAGCGTAGAGGATGCCCCGATCCGCCATAGCCCCGGCATGCTGGGGCGCCGCCAGCTGGTTGTTGGCGGACCCCGCCACGATCCGGCACTTCAGCCGCCCGATGGTGTCGTCGTTGAGGACGCCGCCCAGGGCGCAGGGAGAGAAGATGTCGCACTCCACATCGTAGATGGCCTCAGGATCCACCACCTGGGCGCCGAACTCCCGCTGGGCCCGCTCGGCCTTTTCGGGGAAGATGTCGCTGACCACCAGTTTGGCGCCTTCTTCGTGGAGCAGCTTGGACAATTCGTAGCCCACCGAGCCGACCCCCTGGACCGCCACGGTGCGCCCTTTCAGGGACGGGTCGCCGTAAACCGTCTGCAGGCACGCCTTCATGCCTTCCAGCACGCCCACGGCGGTCACGGGCGACGGGTCGCCGCTGCGGTCGGGCAGCCCCACCACCCAGCGGGTTTCGGAGGCTACCTGGGTCATGTCTTCTACGGTGACGCCCGCATCCACCGCGGTGATGTAGCGGCCGCCCAAGGAGTCCACAAATTTGCCGTAGGCCCGGAACAAGGCCTCGGATTTGTCCTTCTGGGGGTCGCCGATGATGACGGACTTGCCGCCGCCCAAATTCAAACCCATGGCAGCGTTCTTGTAGGTCATGCCCCGGCTCAGGCGGAGCACATCCTGCATGGCTGCTTCTTCAGATTCGTAGGGCCACATGCGGCAGCCGCCCAAGGCCGGTCCCAAGGTGCTGTTGTGGATGGCGATGATGGCCTTCAGCCCCGACTGCCGGTCATGGCAAAAGATCACCTGTTCGTGGTCGTGTTCGGCTAAAGCATGGAAAACATGCATTTATGTAGACCCCCTCGCATCTTCCTTGCCGCTATTCGCGAGGCTTTTTTCTTTTCCTGCGGGCCCGGGCGTCTCATCGTGTCCCAAATTGTCAACGGCATGGAGGAAGGGCACCCGGGCAAAGGCTGCGGACCACGACCGGGTCTCCCCCAGCCACTGCAGGATCAGAAGGATAAGGACCACTGCCGCCAGGGCCGGGGGCTGCCGGGTCCAGAGCACGGCGGCCGCCGCCAGGCCCAAGGCGCCCCCCAAGGCGTTGGCGCCGCTGTCGCCCAGCATGACCCGGCGGGAAAAGTCCCACGGGGCATAGGCGGCGGTGGCGGCCAGCAGGGGCAGGAGGGCGCCGGCGGCCCAGGGGGCGGCTGCGCCGGCCATCAGCACCAGGAGGGAACCCAGCCAAAAGCCTTTCAGGGCGCGGCCCGGGCGCAGGTCCAGCAGGTTGACGGTGTTGGCCGCCAGGGCGGCCACCAGGGCGGCGGGCAGCAGCCAGGCCCGGGGCGCGCCCAGGAGGGCGGCGGCGGCCAGGGCGGCTGCGGTGGTGCCGGCGGCTTTGAACACGCCGGTGCTCCAGCGCCCCTGCCGGAGGCTGCGCCAGTGGCCCCGCCAGCCCCGGGGCCCGGCGCTCCCTGCCGCGTCGTCCAGCAGGCCCCACAGGGCCGCCGAGGTGAGGAGAAGCAGCACTGCCTGCATGGCGGGGAGCAGGCCCGGCCCGGTGCCTGCCGGCGGCCCGGGGCCTTCGACGGTTGCGGCAAGATGGGCGGCGATGCAGCCGGCCCCGTAGGCCAAGGGCAGCATGACGCCCCCTGAAGCGGCCACCGGGCGGCCGGCGTAGTTGCGGGCGGACGGGCCGTAGAGGCGCTGGGAGCGCCACAGGAAGGGCATGACCAGGGCGGCGGCCGCCCAGGCGGCCATCACCGCCCACACCATGGGTGCCGTGGCTACAGTCTTCACCTCCGCAGGGCCAGGAGGAGCAGGGTGATCCAGACGTGGGCCAGCTGCCGGGCCCGGTGGAGCAGGTGGCGCCAGGCGAAGCCGGTGACCCGGTGGGCAAAGGCGGTGTCCACTTCCCGGACGGCAAAGCCGGCCCGGAGCACCTGCAGGGACAGGGCCAGCTCCAAGCCGAAGCCCCAGCCCCACGTTCGCACCGCCGCCAGGGCGTCCCGCCGGAGGGCCCGCTGGCCCGACAAAGGCTGGTCCAGCCCGACGCCCGCCAGGCGCCGCAGGGCCCAGCGGGCGGTGCCCACCACCAGGCCGAAGCCGCCGCCCCGGCCGCTGGGGGGCAGCCGGCCTACGGTCATGTCGGCCTCCCCGGCCAACACCGGCGCCAGCAGGGCTCCAGCGTGGGCGGCGCTGTCCCCCAGGTCGGCATCCAGCAGGAGGATCACCGGCGACCCGACGGCTTCCAAGCCCCGGCGGACGGCGGCGGCCTTGCCCCGGCGGCGGGGCAGCCGCAGCACCCGGGCCCCGGCGCCGGCCGCCTCGGCGGCGGTGGCGTCGGTGGAGCCGTCATCCACCACCAGGATGTCCCCCACCTCGGGCACCGACCTTAGGGCCCGGACGGTGGCGCCGATGCGGCCGGCCTCGTTCCAGGCGGGGATGACGGCCGTTGCCAAGGGCTGGTCCCCCTCCAGGGGAGACGGGGGGGCGCCGGCCTTCACCGTCACGGCAGGCCGGCCTCCATGAAGGGAGGGTCGTAGCCCGCCAGGCGCAGGACCAAGGCAATCCGCCCGGCGGCCCCTTCCACCCCCGGGACGACGGGGATGCCCAGCTCCCGCCACCGGTCGCCCAGGAGCCCTTCGTCCACCGGCCCCTGCTGGATGAAGGCCACCCCTTGCGGCTGCCGGGGCTCGCCCGATAAGGTGATCCAGCCTGCCAGCGCCCAGCGGGCCAGCCGTTCCCCGTCGCCGGCCAGGACGGCGTCCAGGAGGCCGCCGGGCAGCACCGGCCCCGGGCCGCCGCTGCCGTCCCCTTCCCCCGAGCCCAAGGGGCCCATTGGGCCGCCCGCCGGGGCGGCGGGCAGGTGCAGCCACCAAACGTGGCCGGCGCCGGCCCAAGCCAGGAGCCGCTCCACCTCATCGGCCCAAGGGGCATCGGGCCGGTCCCCTTCGCCGGCCACCAGCAGGGCTACCGTCGCCCCCGTCAAGCGCCCTTCCACCGCCAGGGGCGCCAGGGTTTCCAGCAGGCGGTCCATGGCGGCCCGCTCCTCCTCCAGGGCCGACAACTCCTCCCGGTAGGCCCGGGCCTGGCTCCGGAGGGAGTGGAATTCCTGTTCCAAGGCATTCAAAAGGGCCTGCTGCTGCTCCAGCCACAGGCGGTCGCCCGGCAGGGCCGTGCCGATGAGCACGCCCAGCCCCAAGGCCAGAAAGACAGCGGCCAATACGATGGCCAGGGAGCGGGGCCCCAAGGGCACCGGCTGCCACCTCCCCAAAGGTTAAAGGCCCAAGGCCAGGCGCAGGCGCAGCCACGCCGCCTTGACCAGGCCCCGGGCCCAAGGGGCCGCCATTAAGATGGAACCGGCGCTGGCCAGGGCGGCGGCCAGCAGCCAGGGGACGTACCGGGCCTGGTCCTGGCCGTCGTACAGCTTGCTCACCCCTTTGGCGTCCACCAGCCGGCCCCCCAGCTTGAGACGGGTCAAAAGGGTGCTGGCCATGCCGGCCCTGCCCTTGTCCAAAAAGTCCACGGCGTGGGTGTGGGTGCCCACCGCCACGATGAGGCGGGCTCCCGCCTCGGCTGCCAGGAGCAGGGCCGCATCCTCGCTGGTGCCCGGGGCGGGAAAGACATGGCCGGGGAGCCCCAGCCGCCGGAGCCGCTCCCGGCCGGGGGCGCGGCCCCCCGGGTAGGCGTGGACCACCAGTTCGGCCCCGCAGCCCAGGGCGGCGTCGCTGACGCTGTCCATGTCGCCGATGATCAAATGGGGGCTCTGCCCTGCCGCCAGCAGGGCGTCGGCGGCGCCGTCCACCGCCACCAGCACCGGGCGGGCGTCCCGGATGTAGTTGTCCAGCATGCGCAGGTCCTCTTTGTAGCCGGGCCCCCTGACCACCACCAGCACATGGCGGTCCCGGATGGAGGTCTGGAGGGGCGGCAGGGGGATGGGGCCCAGAAACAAATCCTTTTCCCGCCGGGCGTAGGCCAAGGTGTTCTCCAAAAAGCGCTCCAATTGGCCGGGCAGGGTGCGGCGGGCTGCCTGCAGCTTTTGGCCGATGGCTTCCGGGGTCAGCACCTGGCCCCGGGCCAGGAGGCGGCCCCGGTGGTGGACGGCGCCTGTTTCCAGATCCACCACGATGGCATCCCCGTCCCGGAGGCGGGTGAACACGGCGGGGTCCACCTGGTCTACCACGGGCACCCCGGCCTGGACCAGCAGGGCCGCCCCTTGGGCGGGGTAGCGGCCCGACAGGCTGGCCCGGGTGTTGAGCACGCAGCGCACACCCGCCTGCAGCAGGGCTTCCGCCGCCAGCTGATCCAAGTCACAGTGGTCGATGACGGCGATCTCCCCCGGCTGCAGCCGGGCCGCCAACACTTTGGTGACCTTGCCCAAGCGGGCCCGGCCTTGCACCGCCCGGCCGTGAACCCGGCGGCGGGCGCCGGCGCCCATCTCCTTCAGCCGCCCGGCGGCGGTTATGGACCGGAACATGGCCACTCCCTGCCTAGCCCCCTTCCCGCGCCCTTAGTATGGTTGCCGGGGGCCGGGTCTATGGCCTGGCTTCAACGGTGCGCCAGAAGACGTAGGCGGCGCCGCCCAGAAGGGTCAGGCCCAGCAGGGCGGCCAGGGTCCTGCCCACCGCCTCCTCGGACCCGGGGAGCCCCCGGTAGGCCACCTGGGGCGAGCCCTGGGCCACGGGGCCGAAAAAGTAGAAGGCCACCGCCTCGGCAAAGAGGGTGACGGCCCGCTCGGCTTCGGCCCGGCTGTTGGTGTGGGCGCCCACCTCGATGAGCAGGTTGAATGGGCTCAAATCCTGATTGAAGTTGCCGTTCAAGAAGAGCACGCCGCCGATGAGGCCGGGGTGGACCTTGTCCACCACCCCCTTCAGGCTGAGGGCGTAGCGGCGGTTGACGGCGAACTGGGGGTTCTGCCGGCCCACCACGATGGCGATCTTGGTGACGTCCATCCCGGCCACCTGGGCCCGGTACACCTCCGGCGGCGTGGCGTCCCGGTGGACGTCGAAAATGGCGGTGGGCTCCCGCCGCAGCAGGTTCACGGCGGTGACCCGGCTGCGGCTGTAGGCTTCATCGTCGTGGGGCAGGTGGAGGGTTTCATCGTGGATGACGGCCACCCCCGCCTTTTCCAAGGCCCGGGCGAAGGCCTTGCCCACCCGGTGGATGTCCCCCGCCCCTTCGGTGCTGTGGGTCCCCGTGTCGGGCACATAGGACTCCCCGTTGTGGGTGTGGTAGATGCCCACCAGCCCCTTGGGCGGGTCCTTTTCCCCGGGACCCGGCCGGTCAGGCTCGTCGCGGCGCAGCCGGCCGGGGAAGATGCGCCAGCCGGGGAGCCGGATGCGGCCGATGGGCCGCAGGATGATGCGGCTGCCGGTGACCTGGGCCACGGTGAACAGGCGGTTCTCGCCATCCAAAAACTCATCCCCCACCTGCCACTCCCGGGCGGAGTGAAACAGCACATTGCCCCGGTCATCCACCACGGCCCGATAGGCGGAAGTTTCCGCCCCAGGGGTGGCGGCGGCCGCGGCATGAGGTGAGGCGGCATGACCCGTTGCCGGCAGGGACGGGACCAGCAGGGCCAATCCCAACAGCAAGCAGCCCCGTTGGGCCGCCCGCACCACCGGACCCATCATCGGGCCTTCAACCGCTCCCGCACCTCGCCCACGGCTTCCGCCAGCAGCACCGCCACCACCCCGGCCACCACCACGGCATCCAGGGCCCCGGCGCCGCCGATGTCCACCGGGCCCCCGGGCCGGCCGGCCCAAGCCCGGCGCAGGGGCTGCAATCCTTGGTGGGCCACGGCGCCCAGGACGCCCGCTATGAAGGCGGCCCGCCGGGAGCGGCCCAATAAGTAGGCGATGGCGCCGGCGATGATGCCCCACCGCCACAAAGGGTCGATGCCCAGGGGAAAGACGTCGGGGTCAAGGGGGCTGAGCAGGGAGAGGCCGGTGACGGCGGCCAGGGTGCCCAGGGCGGCCAGGAGCGACCGGGCCTTTTCCCGGGCCGTGCCGGCGGCCCACCACAAATAAAGGGAGATGGCCGTGGGCACCACCGCCCCCGCCCAGTGGATGCGCCAGCCCGATAGGAAGGCCAGGGGCGGCAGCCGGTGGGCGATCAAAGCCCCGCCCACCAGGGCGGCAGCCGCCGCCGCGGAAAAGCGCAGGGCCAGCAAGGCCCGCCATCCCAGCAAGGCGTAGACCAAGCCGCCCAGGGCAGACCAAGGGAACACAAGAGCCCGCCTCCCGTTGCCGTGTTCCCCTATATGGTGCCCTGACTACCCGTCCTATACCGAAAAGGCTTTAGGCGCCCCGGCGGAGGCCCAGTCGCAGCTTGTCGGCCACCAGGGCGATGAACTCGGAATTGGTGGGCTTGCCCCGATGGAAGCTGTGGGCGGGCCCGAACACCCGGCGGATGGCTTCCAGGTTGCCCCGGGTCCAGGCCACCTCGATGGCGTGGCGGATGGCCCGCTCCACACGGGGCGCCGTGGTGTCGCACCGTTCCCCGATGGCGGGGTACAGTTCCTTGGTTACGGCCCCCAGGTAATCGGGACGCTGCATCACCAGGCTGATGCCCGTCCGCAGGTAGGTGTACCCCCGGATGTGGGGCGGGATGCCGATTTCCTGGAACAGGGACGTGATGGCGTAGATGGCGTTGTTTTCGTGGGGAGCCGGCTGGCGCACCACCGGCGCCTTGCTGCCGGCCACCTCCCGGATGCGGTCGGCCATGACGTTGAGATCGAAGGGCTTCAGGAGGAAATACACAGCGCCCAATTGGGCTACCCGCCGGCTGACCGATTCCTGGCCGAAAGCCGTCATGGCGATGATGGGCGGCCGCCGGTCCTGGAGGGATGACAGGCGCTCCATGACGGCGATGCCGTCCAGGTGGGGCATGATCAAGTCCAGCAGGAGCACATCGGGCGGCTCCGTCGACAGCATCTCCAGCAAATCGGAGCCGTTGTGGGCGATGCCCATGAGGTTTATGTCGTCCAGGCCGCTCATGTATTCCGCCAGCATGTTGCAAAGTTGGTGGTTGTCGTCGGCCAACAATACGTTGATGGGCTTGTAGTCCTGGGTTGCCGCCATGCTACCGCCCCCTAGAAAGTAGTCCTGCGGCTCCCGGAGACACGGGGCCCGGACCCATTGCAGAGCAAAAGGGTTGGAATCGACGTTTCATTCAACCAAGGTGCCATTCGACATGACTGTTGAAGTTGGGCGAAAAATGGAGCCTGCGCTGCAGCGAAGTTGTGGACAAAGCGCGTGTCGCGTTGCCTGGAGGGTTTAGGCATGGGGAACATCTTGGGTTCGCTCGACCCACGACTTGGCGTTGTTTTTTTCGTCACCTTTTGCCGGTTTTCCTCCTTTAGTGAGAGAAAGCCGGGGGGCAAATTCCTGCCACGCCCCCCGGCTCCACCGACCCCGGACCGACCCACCATCACCGCGGCCATCAGGACGACGTTTCAGGCGGCCTCCGAAGACGGAGCGGGCAGCCGCTCCAGCAGGCCCGAATGAAGCACCATCCAGTGGGCCAGCACCCCGTAGCCCCGGGTAGGGTCGTTGACGAAGACATGGGTCACGGCCCCGGCCAGGCGGCCGTTCTGCAGGATGGGGCTGCCGCTCATGCCTTGGACGATTCCGCCGGTGGCCGCCAGCAGGCGGTCGTCGGTGATACGCAGGACCAGGTTCTTGCCCCCCGGCCGCAGGCTGATGATGCGCTCGATTTCCACGCTGAAGCGCTGCAGCTTGTCTCCTTCGATGACGGTGATGATCTCGGCGGGCCCCGTCTCCACCTGGGAAGCCAGGGCCACCCTGACGGTCTCCGGCCCGGGCCCCGGCGGCAGGGGCCGGGTAAGACGGCCGAAGATGCCGTATTCGGTGTTCCGCTGCACCGTCCCCAAAGTCGGGCCGGAGAAGCGGCCCACCTTCTCCCCCGGCCGTCCCTCCTGGCCCTTTTCGATGCTGAGGACCGCCGCCTCTACGATCTGGCCTTGATCCACGTCCACGGGGTTCCGGCTGTCGGGCCCGGTGATGAGATGACCCAAGGCGCCGTACACGCCGGACCCCGGATGATAAAAGGTCAAGGTGCCCACGCCGGCGGCGGAGTCCCGGATCCAGACCCCCATTAGCCACCGGCGCTGGTCGGGGTTGTACACCGGGTTGATTTCGATGCGCTCCACCTCATCGCCCCGGCGCACCGCCAGCACCACCGGCCGCCCCAGCCGGCCCTGCCGGTCCACCAGTTCGGCTACCTGCTGGACCGATGAAACTTCCCGGCCGTTGATGGAAATAATCAAATCGTTGACCATCAAGCCGGCGTCCCGGGCCGGGTGATAGGTGCGGCCCCGGCCGTCCACCACCGGCGCGTGGCCCACTACGGCCACCCCGTCTTCTTTCAAAAGAACGCCGATGGAGTGGCCGCCGGGCACCACCTGGATGGGCGGCAGCACGTCCACCGTCACCCGCCGGAAGGGAACGACGCCCAGCAGGCGGGTTTCCAGGGCGAACTCCCCCACCGCCAGGGGCTCGATGGCCATGGACGAGGCCGAGACCGTGGACCAGCCTGTTTGCAGCAGGCTGCCGTTGATCCGCAGCACGCCGGAGCGGTCGGCGCGGACTTGGAGCTTGAGGGGTATTCCCCAGTTGAGACGGGCTTCTTCCCCATCGTTGATGGCGATGTAGTCGGGGAAGGTGAGCACCGCCTGGGCAGCCGCCACGAGAACCACCCAGGCTGCAATGGCAATGATAACCACCGGCCTTGCCCGCCGGTGTCGGACCATGGCATCCACTCCCTGGGTCCGGGAGCGGTGCTCAGTTCCCTTGAAAGCCGTTCTTAACGTGGCCGCCGGGGCAGCGGCCTATCCGTGACGCATTCTCCCTGAACTTGCAGGCGGCTGCCTCAGGAGAGGGAGTCGGCCCGCGCCCGCTCCAGCAGTTCCCGGGCATGGGCCAGGGCGGCTTCATGGGTGTCGCCGCCCAGCATGCGGGCCAGTTCGTGCCGGCGCTCTTCCTCCTCCAGGAGGACGACGCGGGTTACGGTGCGACCGCCGGCATCCTGCTTGCTGACGGTGAAGTGGCGGTGGGCGGCAGCGGCGATAACGGGCAGGTGGGTGACGCATAATACTTGCTGCCGGCGGGCGATGGCCGCCAGCTTGTCGGCCACGGCCACGGCGGTGCGGCCCCCGACGCCGCTGTCGATTTCGTCGAAAACGACGGTGGGCACATCGTTGGCCTGGGCCATCAGGCTCTTCAAGGCCAGCATAATGCGGGACAACTCGCCCCCCGAGGCCGTTTGGGCCAAAGGCCGCAAGGGCTCGCCGGGGTTGGTGCTGATGAGGAACTCCACCTCATCCACGCCGCCGGCGTCCACGGCCGCCGGGCCCCCTTCCCAGGGCACGCCGTCGGGATCTTCCCGCCAGGCAAAGCCCACCGAGAAGGTGGCCCCAGCCATGCCCAATTCGGCCAAGGACGAGGCCAGGAGGGGCTCCAGCCGGGCAGCTCCTTGACGGCGCAGATCGCTGACCTGCCGGGACAGGGCGGCCAGTTCCCGGCGGCCGTCTTCCAACTGCTGCTGCAGCTTCTCCATGGCCTCTTCGGCGCCGGCCAGGCGGTCCAGTTCGGCGGCCACCCGGTCCCGGTAGGCCAGGATTTCCTCCACGGAGCCGCCGTACTTCTTCTTCAGGTCGCCGATGAGCATCAGCCGCTCTTCCACGGCGGCCAGCTCCGCGGGGTCGGCCTGCACCTCATCAAAGCGCTGCCGCAGGTGCCGGGCCACGCCGGCCAGTTCCTCCTGGGCGGCGTACAAAGTCTCCAGCAGGGGCGCCACCTGGGGATCCCACTGGGCCACGGCTTCCAGCTGGGCGATGGCGCCCCCCACGGCGTCGTGGGCGCCGGCCCCCTCCCTGCCGTCCCCGGCCAGCAGTTCATAGGCGCCCAGGAGGGCTTCCCCCACCCGGGCGGCATTCTGCAGGAGCCGGCGGCGGGCCCGCAGTTCTTCTTCCTCGTCGGGAGCCAAGGCGGCGGCATCAATCTCATCCCGCTGAAACCGGTACAAGTCCATGGTGCGCAGCCGCTGGGCGGGATCGCCGGCCAGATCCGCCATCTGCCGGCGCAAATCTTGAAACCGGCGGTATGCGGCCTGCAGCTGCTCCAGGGCCCGGGCCCCTGCGGCACCCAGGGAAGTCTTGATGAATTCGTCCAGGAAGGCCCGGTGGGAGCGGGGCGACAGGAGGCGCTGGTGCTGGTGCTGGCCGTGGATGTCCAGGAGGGGTGCCGCCGCCTCCCGCAGCTGGCCTACGGTGACGGGGCGGCCGTTGATGCGGGCGGTGCTGCGGCCTTCCGCCGTGATTTCCCGGCCCAACTGCACC contains the following coding sequences:
- the spo0A gene encoding sporulation transcription factor Spo0A, yielding MAATQDYKPINVLLADDNHQLCNMLAEYMSGLDDINLMGIAHNGSDLLEMLSTEPPDVLLLDLIMPHLDGIAVMERLSSLQDRRPPIIAMTAFGQESVSRRVAQLGAVYFLLKPFDLNVMADRIREVAGSKAPVVRQPAPHENNAIYAITSLFQEIGIPPHIRGYTYLRTGISLVMQRPDYLGAVTKELYPAIGERCDTTAPRVERAIRHAIEVAWTRGNLEAIRRVFGPAHSFHRGKPTNSEFIALVADKLRLGLRRGA
- a CDS encoding copper transporter, whose amino-acid sequence is MPLGPRSLAIVLAAVFLALGLGVLIGTALPGDRLWLEQQQALLNALEQEFHSLRSQARAYREELSALEEERAAMDRLLETLAPLAVEGRLTGATVALLVAGEGDRPDAPWADEVERLLAWAGAGHVWWLHLPAAPAGGPMGPLGSGEGDGSGGPGPVLPGGLLDAVLAGDGERLARWALAGWITLSGEPRQPQGVAFIQQGPVDEGLLGDRWRELGIPVVPGVEGAAGRIALVLRLAGYDPPFMEAGLP
- the spoIIP gene encoding stage II sporulation protein P, translated to MMGPVVRAAQRGCLLLGLALLVPSLPATGHAASPHAAAAATPGAETSAYRAVVDDRGNVLFHSAREWQVGDEFLDGENRLFTVAQVTGSRIILRPIGRIRLPGWRIFPGRLRRDEPDRPGPGEKDPPKGLVGIYHTHNGESYVPDTGTHSTEGAGDIHRVGKAFARALEKAGVAVIHDETLHLPHDDEAYSRSRVTAVNLLRREPTAIFDVHRDATPPEVYRAQVAGMDVTKIAIVVGRQNPQFAVNRRYALSLKGVVDKVHPGLIGGVLFLNGNFNQDLSPFNLLIEVGAHTNSRAEAERAVTLFAEAVAFYFFGPVAQGSPQVAYRGLPGSEEAVGRTLAALLGLTLLGGAAYVFWRTVEARP
- the spoIVB gene encoding SpoIVB peptidase is translated as MVIIAIAAWVVLVAAAQAVLTFPDYIAINDGEEARLNWGIPLKLQVRADRSGVLRINGSLLQTGWSTVSASSMAIEPLAVGEFALETRLLGVVPFRRVTVDVLPPIQVVPGGHSIGVLLKEDGVAVVGHAPVVDGRGRTYHPARDAGLMVNDLIISINGREVSSVQQVAELVDRQGRLGRPVVLAVRRGDEVERIEINPVYNPDQRRWLMGVWIRDSAAGVGTLTFYHPGSGVYGALGHLITGPDSRNPVDVDQGQIVEAAVLSIEKGQEGRPGEKVGRFSGPTLGTVQRNTEYGIFGRLTRPLPPGPGPETVRVALASQVETGPAEIITVIEGDKLQRFSVEIERIISLRPGGKNLVLRITDDRLLAATGGIVQGMSGSPILQNGRLAGAVTHVFVNDPTRGYGVLAHWMVLHSGLLERLPAPSSEAA
- a CDS encoding DUF1614 domain-containing protein — protein: MFPWSALGGLVYALLGWRALLALRFSAAAAAALVGGALIAHRLPPLAFLSGWRIHWAGAVVPTAISLYLWWAAGTAREKARSLLAALGTLAAVTGLSLLSPLDPDVFPLGIDPLWRWGIIAGAIAYLLGRSRRAAFIAGVLGAVAHQGLQPLRRAWAGRPGGPVDIGGAGALDAVVVAGVVAVLLAEAVGEVRERLKAR
- a CDS encoding Glu/Leu/Phe/Val dehydrogenase dimerization domain-containing protein — translated: MHVFHALAEHDHEQVIFCHDRQSGLKAIIAIHNSTLGPALGGCRMWPYESEEAAMQDVLRLSRGMTYKNAAMGLNLGGGKSVIIGDPQKDKSEALFRAYGKFVDSLGGRYITAVDAGVTVEDMTQVASETRWVVGLPDRSGDPSPVTAVGVLEGMKACLQTVYGDPSLKGRTVAVQGVGSVGYELSKLLHEEGAKLVVSDIFPEKAERAQREFGAQVVDPEAIYDVECDIFSPCALGGVLNDDTIGRLKCRIVAGSANNQLAAPQHAGAMADRGILYAPDFVINGGGVINVTEEFNPAGYDRARALTKVRGIHGKLLQIMAISQREGVTTAEAADMLAEQRIETIGRLSRFYLPPGR
- the steA gene encoding putative cytokinetic ring protein SteA, with amino-acid sequence MFRSITAAGRLKEMGAGARRRVHGRAVQGRARLGKVTKVLAARLQPGEIAVIDHCDLDQLAAEALLQAGVRCVLNTRASLSGRYPAQGAALLVQAGVPVVDQVDPAVFTRLRDGDAIVVDLETGAVHHRGRLLARGQVLTPEAIGQKLQAARRTLPGQLERFLENTLAYARREKDLFLGPIPLPPLQTSIRDRHVLVVVRGPGYKEDLRMLDNYIRDARPVLVAVDGAADALLAAGQSPHLIIGDMDSVSDAALGCGAELVVHAYPGGRAPGRERLRRLGLPGHVFPAPGTSEDAALLLAAEAGARLIVAVGTHTHAVDFLDKGRAGMASTLLTRLKLGGRLVDAKGVSKLYDGQDQARYVPWLLAAALASAGSILMAAPWARGLVKAAWLRLRLALGL
- the recN gene encoding DNA repair protein RecN, with the translated sequence MLRELYIEDFAIIDRLELSFSGGLNVLTGETGTGKSIIIDAVQLLLGGRAAAGMVRAGARRAVITGLFDLADAPWCLQELAAMGIDVGDGQVQLGREITAEGRSTARINGRPVTVGQLREAAAPLLDIHGQHQHQRLLSPRSHRAFLDEFIKTSLGAAGARALEQLQAAYRRFQDLRRQMADLAGDPAQRLRTMDLYRFQRDEIDAAALAPDEEEELRARRRLLQNAARVGEALLGAYELLAGDGREGAGAHDAVGGAIAQLEAVAQWDPQVAPLLETLYAAQEELAGVARHLRQRFDEVQADPAELAAVEERLMLIGDLKKKYGGSVEEILAYRDRVAAELDRLAGAEEAMEKLQQQLEDGRRELAALSRQVSDLRRQGAARLEPLLASSLAELGMAGATFSVGFAWREDPDGVPWEGGPAAVDAGGVDEVEFLISTNPGEPLRPLAQTASGGELSRIMLALKSLMAQANDVPTVVFDEIDSGVGGRTAVAVADKLAAIARRQQVLCVTHLPVIAAAAHRHFTVSKQDAGGRTVTRVVLLEEEERRHELARMLGGDTHEAALAHARELLERARADSLS
- a CDS encoding glycosyltransferase family 2 protein, translated to MTVKAGAPPSPLEGDQPLATAVIPAWNEAGRIGATVRALRSVPEVGDILVVDDGSTDATAAEAAGAGARVLRLPRRRGKAAAVRRGLEAVGSPVILLLDADLGDSAAHAGALLAPVLAGEADMTVGRLPPSGRGGGFGLVVGTARWALRRLAGVGLDQPLSGQRALRRDALAAVRTWGWGFGLELALSLQVLRAGFAVREVDTAFAHRVTGFAWRHLLHRARQLAHVWITLLLLALRR